CGAAGATCTCGTCGCCCTGGTGCTGCGGATCGGCGCCCATGGACGAAACGATCACGAAGCGCCGTACGCCCGCCTTCACCGCCGCGTCCGCGAAGAGGACCGCCGCGGCCTTGTCCACCGTGTCCTTGCGGGCCGCCCCGCTGCCCGGGCCCGCGCCCGCCGCGAACACCGCCGCGTAGGCACCCCTGAGCCGCTCCGCGACCTCGTCCACGGACGCCGACTCCAGGTCGAGCACGACCGGTTCGGCACCGGCCTCCCGCAGATCATCGGCCTGTTCGGCCTTGCGGATGATTCCCGCCACCTCGTCCCCGCGCGCGGCGAGCAACCGCTCCAGCCGCAACGCGATCTGACCATGACCACCAGCGATGACAATGCGCATGCCTTCGACCGTACGCCCGGACAGCACCGTCCGCCGAACGACTCGAGCCACACCCTCTACGACAACTGCCCCCGTCCCTGCCGCGGCAGCCCCAGCTCCACCGAAGCCGCCGAACTGCAGTACTCCCGCACCGCGCTGGTCCGGGCCACCACGCGCCCCCTGTGCACCACCACCCGGCTGTACGCCAGCGACAGCGCCCCCGCCAGCCCGTCCCCGCGCACCGCGAGCAACTCGGCCGGGAAACCCGCCTCCACCCGCACCTCCGGCAGCCCCAGCACCGCCCGTGCCGAGGAGCTCACCGCGTCGTACGCCTCCTCGGGCGACAGGCCGTAGCGCGAGGCCAGCAGGAACGCCGCCTCCAGCGGGTCGCCGCGCCCCACGGGGTTCGACACGTCCCGCAGCGCCCCGCTCCCGGCGGCCACCCGCACCCCGGCCGCCCGCAGCAGCCGCACCGGAGCCGCCCCTCGCCGGTCCACGCCACCGCAGCCGCCCTGCGGCAGGCACACCACCGTCACCCCTGCCGCCGCCAGTTGGTCCGCGGTCCGCGAGGCGACCTCGGAGGGCAGCCGGCCGAGATCGCCGCACGGGCTGAGGGTCACCCCGGGACGCAGCCCGCCCGCCATCGCCGCGAGCCGGGCCAGCCGCGCCGGATCCCTGGCGTCCGTGTGCAGGTCGACGGGGCAGCCGTGCTCGGAGGCGACTTCCAGGACCGCCTCCACGTACCCCGTCGGATCCGGGTCGAGATCCGGCCGGCCGCCCACCACCGAGGCGCCCATCTTCACCGCGTCCCGCAGCATCGCCAGCCCGTCCGCCCCGGCCACCCCGGTCAACACCCGGGGCATCGCCACCGTCGTCAGCCCGGCCAGCCCCCGCAGCGCCCGCCGCGCCTGCAACACGGCCGCCAGCGCGCCCAGCCCCTGCACGTCCCCCACGCGCACATGGGCCCGCACCGCCGTCGCCCCGTGCCCGAGCTGGAGCAGCGCGGCCTCGGTCGCCCGGCGCTGGACGTCCTGCGGCTCGTACGAGACCGGGCCCACGGCGTGGGCCGACAACGCCGTGTCGGCATGGGCGTGCGGCTCGGCCGGGGCCGGCAGCAGCAGATAGCCGCCGAGATCCACGCGCGCCCCGTACGCGCGCGTGCCGCCCGCCCCCAGGCTGCCGGCCGTGCCGACCGCCTCGATACGCCCGCCGCCCAGCCGGACGTCCACGGTCCGGCCGTCGGTGAGCCGCGCCCCGCACAGCAACAGCGACGACGGGTCGGCCGGACCCGGCGAGGACGGCGGGGGCGGCGGCTGCGGCTGGCTGTCGGGCATCGCGCTCCTGGGGCTCGGCTGCGCACGCGAGGACGCATGATCACTCAGAGTGAGTCGAGCCTAGGACGGCCTCCCGTCCGTCGCGGGGAGGAGCGCAATAGTCGTACCGGCGTGGCCCGTCGTACGGAACGCGAGGCACGCACGGGGCTGCCGGGAGGACGGTGCCGACGTCCAGGGCGGGTACCCGAAACGGATTTGGGCGAACAGCGGCGGAGCGTGTAATGTCTTCATCGCTCGCCCCAATAGCTCAGTCGGCAGAGCGTCTCCATGGTAAGGAGAAGGTCAACGGTTCGATTCCGTTTTGGGGCTCTGGTGTGAACGGTTCCCGTCGCGAGGCGGGGCCCGACCACATCAAAGCGGTGTAGCTCAGTCGGTAGAGCAAGCGGCTCATAATCGCTGTGTCACCGGTTCAAGTCCGGTCACCGCTACTCTCAGTAGCCGATTGCGGGGTCGGTCCTTCGATCGGCTACTCTTCTTGCGTTAAACAGTCCATCCGTTCGTCTTAGGAGCACTCACGTGGCTGCCACCGACGTCCGCCCGAAGATCACGCTGGCCTGCGTGGAGTGCAAGGAGCGGAACTACATCACCAAGAAGAACCGGCGTAACAACCCGGACCGTCTTGAGATGAAGAAGCACTGCCCGCGTTGCAACGCGCACACCGCGCACCGCGAAACGCGATAAAAACAGGCTCGTACGCGAGGCCGTTCCCGAGTGATCGGGGGCGGCCTCGCGTCGTTGAATGACCCGAATCGTTCAGTAGCGCAACCAGGAGGTGCCGGGCCATGGCGCTCGACCAGTCCTTCGTGGGGCGGACGTACCCGCCCACCGAGCCCTACGAGGTGGGCCGGGAGAAGATCCGTGAGTTCGCCGAGGCGGTCGGGGACACCAACCCGGCGTACACGGACGCGGAGGCCGCCAAGGCGCTCGGCCACCCCGATGTGATCGCCCCGCCGACGTTCGTGTTCTCGATCACCTTCAAGGCCGCGGGGCAGGTCGTCCACGATCCGCAGCTCGGCCTGGACTACAGCCGCGTGGTGCATGGTGACCAAAAGTTCGCCTACCGCCGCCCGGTCCGCGCCGGAGACCGGCTGACGGTCACCTCCACCATCGAGGCGATCAAGTCCCTCGCGGGCAACGACATCCTGGACATCCGCGGTGAGGTCCACGACGAGGCCGGCGAGCACGTCGTGACCGCTTGGACCAAGCTCGTGGC
This region of Streptomyces caelestis genomic DNA includes:
- a CDS encoding SDR family oxidoreductase, whose translation is MRIVIAGGHGQIALRLERLLAARGDEVAGIIRKAEQADDLREAGAEPVVLDLESASVDEVAERLRGAYAAVFAAGAGPGSGAARKDTVDKAAAVLFADAAVKAGVRRFVIVSSMGADPQHQGDEIFDVYLRAKGEADAYVRGLDGLDWTILRPGQLTDDAGTGLVRLEAHTGRGPIPRADVAAVLAELVDTPATAGLTLELISGPAPVSVAVKSVAGN
- a CDS encoding amidohydrolase family protein, which encodes MPDSQPQPPPPPSSPGPADPSSLLLCGARLTDGRTVDVRLGGGRIEAVGTAGSLGAGGTRAYGARVDLGGYLLLPAPAEPHAHADTALSAHAVGPVSYEPQDVQRRATEAALLQLGHGATAVRAHVRVGDVQGLGALAAVLQARRALRGLAGLTTVAMPRVLTGVAGADGLAMLRDAVKMGASVVGGRPDLDPDPTGYVEAVLEVASEHGCPVDLHTDARDPARLARLAAMAGGLRPGVTLSPCGDLGRLPSEVASRTADQLAAAGVTVVCLPQGGCGGVDRRGAAPVRLLRAAGVRVAAGSGALRDVSNPVGRGDPLEAAFLLASRYGLSPEEAYDAVSSSARAVLGLPEVRVEAGFPAELLAVRGDGLAGALSLAYSRVVVHRGRVVARTSAVREYCSSAASVELGLPRQGRGQLS
- the rpmG gene encoding 50S ribosomal protein L33; translated protein: MAATDVRPKITLACVECKERNYITKKNRRNNPDRLEMKKHCPRCNAHTAHRETR
- a CDS encoding MaoC family dehydratase N-terminal domain-containing protein encodes the protein MALDQSFVGRTYPPTEPYEVGREKIREFAEAVGDTNPAYTDAEAAKALGHPDVIAPPTFVFSITFKAAGQVVHDPQLGLDYSRVVHGDQKFAYRRPVRAGDRLTVTSTIEAIKSLAGNDILDIRGEVHDEAGEHVVTAWTKLVARAAEEA